A region of Solanum dulcamara chromosome 7, daSolDulc1.2, whole genome shotgun sequence DNA encodes the following proteins:
- the LOC129893858 gene encoding protein IQ-DOMAIN 12-like, protein MGKRRNWFTFVKRLFIPETEPIADQKKPKRWKCCFLKKFKLRKCPAITSAPQQTLTEVKEQQRKHAFAATANAAADVILLTNAPNEFKRKHKKATIKIQSAYRAHLAKKALSTIKGLVKLKAVIRGEIVRRRLIAKLNFMLPLHQKPNTRVYQIKLPTLEDYHDYKDKKLINSPREIMKSKELKLKCKSLRASNFNLSSEQDSEALWPRREEAIDKREHLMKYLFSLRTKS, encoded by the exons ATGGGAAAGAGAAGAAACTGGTTTACCTTTGTCAAGAGACTTTTCATTCCTGAAACAGAACCAATAGCTGATCAAAAG AAACCAAAGAGATGGAAATGTTGCTTTTTGAAAAAGTTCAAGTTGAGGAAATGTCCTGCCATAACATCAGCTCCTCAGCAAACATTAACTGAGGTGAAAGAACAACAAAGGAAACATGCTTTTGCAGCTACTGCCAATGCTGCTGCTGATGTTATCCTTCTAACGAATGCTCCAAATGAATTCAAAAGGAAACACAAAAAAGCTACCATTAAAATCCAAAGTGCTTATCGTGCTCACCTG GCCAAGAAAGCATTAAGTACTATAAAGGGTCTTGTGAAGCTTAAAGCAGTGATTAGAGGTGAAATTGTCAGAAGAAGACTTATTGCCAAATTGAATTTCATGTTGCCACTTCATCAAAAGCCAAACACAAGAGTTTATCAAATTAAACTCCCTACTTTAGAAGATTATCATGACTATAAGGACAAAAAACTCATCAATAGTCCAAGGGAAATTATGAAATCTAAAGAACTAAAG CTTAAATGCAAGAGCCTTAGGGCTTCGAATTTCAATTTGTCTTCAGAACAAGACAGTGAAGCCTTGTGGCCAAGAAGAGAAGAAGCCATTGACAAACGAGAgcatttgatgaaatacttgttTTCACTTAGGACAAAATCCTAG